The following are encoded in a window of Clarias gariepinus isolate MV-2021 ecotype Netherlands chromosome 8, CGAR_prim_01v2, whole genome shotgun sequence genomic DNA:
- the LOC128528435 gene encoding uncharacterized protein C10orf105-like → MDSTNSTLNSTLTPLTLNYSLPPPVNLSTTVYPDLHHPVPTIITTVCLFLVFAGCAVVMATCRCSGRSGGCAARESEYGGQDSSGEPQLKLWKRLGSGRYSFSSGPSFRRTPQRSALTKSKLSYQLEQDRNELQAQLTIPCLLQYATEI, encoded by the coding sequence ATGGACTCCACAAACAGCACCCTCAACTCAACTCTGACTCCTTTAACTCTCAACTACTCGCTCCCACCACCGGTCAACCTTTCCACAACCGTATACCCTGACCTTCATCACCCGGTCCCCACGATCATCACCACTGTCTGCCTGTTCCTCGTGTTCGCAGGGTGTGCGGTCGTCATGGCGACGTGCCGCTGCTCGGGAAGATCCGGAGGATGCGCTGCGAGAGAGAGCGAATACGGAGGGCAGGATTCGTCCGGCGAGCCCCAGCTGAAGCTCTGGAAGCGACTCGGCTCGGGACGGTACTCGTTCTCGTCGGGACCGTCGTTCCGGAGAACTCCACAGCGCTCCGCCTTGACCAAGTCTAAGCTGTCGTATCAGCTAGAGCAAGACAGGAACGAACTGCAGGCGCAGCTTACGATACCCTGCTTACTGCAGTATGCTACTGAGATCTAA